The sequence GCACTGATTGCAGAAACGCTCGCGATGCTGGTCGCGTGATCCATAACGTTTGGCGAAGCGGAAGAGATTCCTGAAGGAGCAGCAAAATGGCGGTAACCACTGAAAGCTCGCAACAAAGCCCGCAACAAAGTGACAAGGCCGATGATCTCGCGGCGTCGGCTGCGGAGGGAATGCTGGGTCCGAATCCCTTTGTCGGCTTGCGGCCGTCCGACATCGTCGCCACCGCGCAGAAAATCGGCGCTCAGGCATGGCGGCAACCGGGTTTGGTGCTGGAGCAGGAAGTGGCGCTCGCTCGCGAGCTGTTAGCGCTTTTCTCGGGTAACGGGGAATCGACGCCACCCAAGGGCGACAAACGCTTCGCCGACGCTGCATGGCAGAACAATTCGCTGTATCGCGTGACACTGCAAGGCTACCTCGCGTGGAGCAATGCGCTTGCGGGTTTCGTCGAGCGCTCCGCGCTGGATCCCGCGAACAAGGAGCGTGCACGGTTCGTGATGTCGCTCGTGACAGACGCGGCGTCTCCGACGAACACGCTGCTGGGGAACCCCGCGGCGCTCAAGAAGGTCATTGATACGGGCGGCGCGAGCCTGCTCGACGGCTGCAACAACATCGTGACGGACCTGCTCAAGAATCATGGCATGCCCGCGCAGGTCAACAAGACGGCTTTCGAGGTCGGCAAGAACCTCGGTACGTCCACAGGCGCGGTCGTGTTTCGCAATGAAGTGCTTGAACTGATCCAGTACGCGCCAACGACGCAGCAGGTCTACAGCCGGCCGCAGCTGATTGTGCCGCCGCAGATCAACAAGTTCTACATCTTCGATCTCTCCGAGGGCAAGAGCATCGTCGACTATCTGGTCAAGAACGAGCTCCAGGTGTTTGTCGTCAGCTGGCGCAATCCGACCGCGGCGCAAAGCCACTGGGATCTGGACACGTACGTCCGCGCGCTGGTGGAAGCCATTGCGGCGGTGCGTGAGATCACCGGTTGCGACGACGTCAACCTGCATGGCGCCTGCTCCGGTGCAATGACCATTTCGGCCTTGCTGGGACATCTCGCAAGCAAGGGTGAAAAGACGGTCAATGCCACCACGCTGATGGTCGCCGTACTCGACAACATTGCCGACTCGCAACTCGGTCTCTTTGCAACACCTGAGGCGATTGCGGCGGCCAAGCAGCACAGCATCTCACGCGGGGTGCTGGCGGGCGAGGAAATGGGACGCGTCTTCGCCTGGATGAGGCCCAACGATCTGGTGTGGAACTACTGGGTCAACAATTACTTGCTCGGCAATGCACCGCCTGCCTTCGACGTTCTTTACTGGAACAACGACACGACCCGGCTCCCGGCGAAGCTGCATGGCCAGTTGCTCGACATTTTCACGCAGAACCTGTTCAGCAAGCCTGGCGCGCTGACCGTGCTGGGCACGCCGATCGACCTGTCCAAGGTCACGTGTGACAAGTATGTTGTGGCAGGTATGACGGATCACATTACGCCGTGGAAGGGGGTGTACAAGACCGCCACGGCGTTTGGTGGCAATACCCGGTTCGTTTTGAGTTCAAGCGGGCATATCCAGAGCCTGATCAATCCTCCGGGCAATCCGAAGGCGAAGTACCACATCAACCCGGAGTTGCCCGCGAATGCCGACGCTTGGCTTGCCGGCGCAAAGGCAGAAACGGATTCGTGGTGGAGTAACTGGAGAGACTGGCTGGTCGCCCGTTCCGGCGACAAGCGTGCAGCGCCAGCGGCGCTCGGCAGTGTACGGCACCCGGCCGGCGTGAAAGCACCCGGGACCTATGTTTCGGAAGCCTAATCGGCATCGTCGCCGAATAGAAAAACCGATTTTTTTGTAACTACCTTAACGGAGTCATCATGGCAGCAACCCAACCCAGCAATATCTTTGGTGAATATACGAAGCTCATCACGCAGTTCAAGCTACCGGGTATCGACGTAGCCGCAATCCTCGAATCGCGCCGCAAGGACATTGAAGCGCTCGCCGAGGCGAATATGACGGCACTCGCCGGTGTACAGCAACTCGGTCAGAAGCAGATGGATATCGCGCGTTCGTCGATGACTGAACTGCAATCGCTCGTGACCCGCTTGAGGACCCCCGGCAGCGAAACCGCTACGGCAACGGGAGAGGGCGTTCAAAAGGCACTGCAAAAAGCCTTCGTGGACATGCAGGAACTCGCGGATGCCGCGTATCGCGCTCAAACCGACAGTATCGCTGTCGTCACGAAGCGCTTTGCGGAGCATGTCGAGGAACTGAAAGCGCTCGTGCAACCCAAGAAGTAACCGGTTGGTGCGAACCGCTACCACAACGAAACGAAACGAAGCGAAGCGTCCAACTTGGGGACCCACCGGATGACCGACTTACAAACAAGCGCGGAGTCTATCGACACCATGCAAACTCAGATGATCGATCTGGACGGCCAGTTGCTGCGTGTCGCGGTCCGGCCCGGCAGCGACGCTTCGCCCCCGCTGCTCTTATTCAATGGCATCGGCGCGAATCTTGAACTGGTCGAGCCGTTCGTTGCCGCACTGGATGACGTAACAGTCATCATTTTCGACGTCCCCGGCGTTGGCGGCTCGCCCGCTCCCTTGATCCCGTATCGGTTCTCGACGCTTGCCGTCCTGGCCGACAAGCTGCTGACGCGGCTCGGTTACGTCGACCCGGTCGACGTGCTCGGCGTATCCTGGGGTGGGGCGCTAGCCCAGCAGTTCGCGCACCTTTACCCCGAGCGCTGCCGCAGACTGATTCTCGCGGCCACGTCGCCTGGGGTGATCATGGTGCCCGCGCGCTTGTCGGTACTTTCAAAACTGATCGGGCCGCGACGCTATACCGATCCGGCCTACCTGCGGCAAATCGGAGCGGAGATATACGGCGGCGCGTACCGCCGCGATCCCGCGTTGCTCGAGGAACACAGCCGGCATATCGAGCCGCCGCGTGGCCGTGGCTATCTGTATCAATTGCTGGCCGCATCGGGTTGGACCAGCTTGCCCTGGCTAGGCGGCCTTCGGCAAACGACGCTCGTCATGCATGGCAACGACGACCCAATTGTGCCGCTCACAAACGCAAAGATTCTCGCGGCAAGGATTCGACATGCGACCCTGCATGTGATCGATGACGGCCATCTATTTCTGATCACCCGGGCAAAAGAAGTCGCTCCGGTAGTGAAGCGGTTCCTGCGGCAGGAGGCGCGTTGAGTTTCGTGACGCAGAGGAACGGACATGTCCAGCGTGCCGAGCTCGACCCAACCGGGGACAGGAAGCTCGCCCGGTTGAAGCGCATGCGCACGACGGCGACCTGTTTGCTCGCGGCGATGATCGTGCTGCTGATCGGCTGCGTGGCCTGGCAGGCACAGCATCCGTGGCTCGCGTGGCCACGGGCGTTTGCCGAGGCGGGTACCGTCGGTGCGATTGCAGACTGGTATGCCGTCGTCGCATTGTTCCGGTACCCGTGCGGGATCCCGATCCCGCACACGGCCATCATTCCGAAGAACCAGCAGCGCATCGCCGAGAGTCTGGGCAGCTTCGTCGAGGAAAACTTCCTGACTCCCGAACTCATCGTCGGGCGACTGAGGGGCTTCAACGCGGCAGAAGCGCTGGCGGGATGGCTCGCCGTCCCTGAAAACAGCGCGACGGTCGCGGAGGTGGTGGCCGGCTCGCTGCCCCGATTGCTTAGCGATATCGACGAGAAGGACGTCGAATATCTCTTCGATCGACTCGTGATTCCGCAATTGCGCACGCTCGAGGTATCACGCCTCGCGGGCGAGGTCCTGACGATCCTTGCCGAAGGCAACCGTCATCAGCCGTTGCTGGATCGCGGACTGAGCGCCGTGCAAACGTGGTTGACCAGCAACGTTGGGCTGATCAAGGCGAAGTTCAGCGAGGCGTCGAAACTTACGCTGGCATCGCTGGACGGCTACATCGTCAACAAGTTCGTCGATGGCATCATCGCGCTCATCCACGAGGTCGCGGCGAACCCGGAGCACGAACTTCGGCGCCGGTTCGATGTGGCGGTGGAAGAACTTTCCAGCAACCTGCGGACCTCAGCGGTTTATCGCCGGTTTGGCCGACTGTTGCTGCGCGACTGCATTCGGCATCTTGAAGAGGGGGGCTATTACCGTGTCATGCTCGATCACGTCCGTGGGACCGTGCTTGCTGATCTCGGCGGCAAGGACTCTGTCGTGCGAGACATGCTGACCGGGACACTCGTGTCGATCGGTAAAGGCGTGGCGAGTGAGCCGTCCATTCAGCGCAAGTTGAACGCGTGGTGGCTTGATGTTGCCGGCCTGCTCGTGCTGCGCCATCGCCATCAGTTGTCGGCGCTGATAACCGACGTCGTGACAGGCTGGGACACGAAGGAGGTGAGCCGCAAAGTCGAGGCCGAGATCGGTCGCGACCTGCAGTACATTCGCATCAACGGCACGTTTGTCGGTGGCGCGGTGGGCGTCCTGATCCATGCATGTGTGTGGCTTGTTTTGCGGTAAGCCCGCTACCACCCGCGTATCAGCTGCTATTAGCTATGTTTGACCAAGCCGAGCGCCTGCGCGCGCGAGACGGCTTGGGCGCGTTTGTCGACTTCCAGCTTCGTAAAGATACTCTTGACGTGGGATTTGACCGTCTCAGGTGTGATCCCGAGCGTACGCGCGATTTCCTTGTTTGACTGTCCCTGTGCGATCAACTCGACAATGCCGCGCTCTCGCGAGCTGAGGCGGTCCCGCTCGCTTTCTGGCTGGCGTTGGCTGTTGGGTTCGTGCAGTGCTTGCCAGCTATTCAACAGGCGGTCTAGCCAGGTCACGATTTCCGGCGCTTTGGCGCGGGTGCGGGCGTTGTCGTGCGCCAGCTTCAATAGCGGACCGATCTCCAGCCCTTGATCGATAATGGACTGGCAAATCCCAGCCGGCGCCGCGACCGTCGCAACGTCGTGGAATATCTCGAGCGCCCGCTCGCGCTCGCCTGCGTTCAGCCACGCCAGCGCGAGGAGGGTCCGCAGTCGCAGTGCGAGATAGGCTCCATGCAGGTGTTCAAGACGCTCCAGCGCCGCGTTCAATATCGCCACCGCCTCCTGTGACTGATGCCGTCGTATCGCCAGGCACGCCGCGCCAAGGTCCCGGTAGTTCTCGATTTCCGGCGAGACCGGAACGGACGACCCGGCGTCGGCGGTAGCCAACTGGCGCAGTTGTGCCACGCACGCGGCTGCTTCGGCAAGCCTGCCTTCTGTGAGATTGAGCCGGATTCTTTCCGAGAGCGCGGCAGCGACCAACCGGTTCCATCCACGTGCCTCGCCCAACGCCTGTCCGCGATCGAGCAACGCATACGCGTGCGTAAAATTCCCGCGCGCCACCGCGATTCGAAGGAGGATGCGATAGGCAATCAGCACGCTGTCGAGAAATACCGCAAGTTCAATCACCGGCATGAGTTCGACGAGCAGCGCTTCAGCTTCGTCCAGCCGGCCTTCTTCATAACGCAATTGCGCGAGCATCGGCGCGCACAACGCCGCCGCTATCGACTGCGGACCCGAATGCTGCTCGGCGAGCGCCATCGCTTCGTTGAAACGGCGCTCCGCGAGCGGACAGCGCAGTTGCTGCAATTCCACATGGCCGAGCAGGCAAAGCCGGTAGACCGTGGAGAATACGCTGCGTTGGTCTTCCGCAATGGAGTCGGGAATCCACGGTGTGGCATGCAGCGCGTCAAGATTGCCGGCTTTCCAGTGGCAGAAACGGGCGACGTTCGAGACCACGTTGGTGGTCCACGAATCGCGCGACGGCCGGTCCAGATAGTCTTGCGTGAGCGCGAGCGCCCGTTGCGGGTCATCCTGTAAGGCCGCCAGCGTCGAACGAATCGCGATGCACTCCGAGCGGACGTGGTCCGCGTCGACATCCTTGCGCGTGGCGTCGTGTTCGATCGAATCCAGCATCGCGATCGCGTCGTCGAAGCGCAAGGCGAGTACCGTGCCCCAGGCGATCGCAAGCGTGACTGTGATCTGTGCGCGCATCAGGTCGGCCGGGAACTGACGTTGCCAGCCGACCAGCGTGAGCAGATCGCCGCCTTTGAGGAGGGCCATGGCGCAGTGTTCCATGAGGCGAATGGCCTCGTCGGTTGCACCGGCCGCAATCGCGTGCCTGACTGCGTCGGTCCACTGGTGCTGCGCCGCATACCATTGCCACGCGCGGCGATGCAGTTCAGTAATCTCCTCGTGGTGCCGGGCCGCCAGCCGACGCTGCAGATATTCCGCCATGAGCGGGTGATAGCGGAACGAGTGTCCTTCCAGATCCAGCGGCTCCAGCAGCAACTGGCGAGCGACAATGGCGTCCAGCATCGCCTGGCTCGGTGCGAGGCCGGTGAGCGCCTCACACAGCGGTGCGCTCAGACGATCGAGTATCGCCGTACGCAGCATGAACTCGAGCATGCCGGTTGGTAAGGACTGCAGTATGTCTTCGAGGTAGTCTGCCAGCGGTCTCGACGCGCCGCTCGGCGCGCTTGGCTGCCAGCCTCGGGGGCGATCCTTGCGGGACAGCACCGAGGAGGAGATGCGCAGCGCCGCCGCCCAGCCTTCAGTGGTGGCGAAGAGCGACTTCACGTCGATGGTGCCGTGCTTGCCCGGGCATTCGTGTTCGACGAAGCGGCGCGTCTCGTCGAAGTTGAATCTCAACGTCGATGCGTCGATTTCCAGCAGATCGTTGTGGGCGCGCAGCTTGGCCGTAGGGAAAGGGGGATCCGTTCGCGTGCAAAGCACCACGTGGACCTGCGAGGGCGCATTGGCGATGAACAGCGACATCGCTTCGTGAATCGGCGCCTCGCTGATCAGGTGGTAGTCGTCGATGAAAACGTAGACCTCGTCGTCGACATCGATCAGCTCGTTGATCAGCGTTGTCGCCAGCGAATTTGCCGGCACAAACGACGCTTCGGCGGTCAAGCCGATCACTGACGTGCCGACGGTACCGCAGGCTTGCCGCAAGGCGTGCGCAAGGTGATTGAAGAAGCGGGCTGGCTCGTTATCTTCGGCGTCGAGCGATAGCCAGGCCACCCGCGCACTGCTCGTCCCGAGCATTTTTAGCCAGGTGAGCGCGAGCGACGTCTTGCCGAATCCAGCCGGCGCCTTGATCACCGTCAGGCGCTTCGTTTCCGTCTGCGCAGCAAGCGAGACAAGGCGCGGGCGATCGATCAGGCCGGCGGGCAGGCGCGGCGGAAAAACCTTCGTCGCGAGGACGAGCGGTGGCCTGTTCAGGGGTGGCGCTTTTGTCCCGTTTGTTGCTTTCGTCGCTTCTATCAGGTGCATCAGCTGCTCCAGGTGTTCGGGTTGACCCTGGCTGCCATCCCCCGTCCATCCAGTCGTGCTCCCCTTTATGGGGGATTTTGCGCGGTGCTGCGCTCAGACACTATGGATTCCAGCGAGCAGACGCGCAGTTCCACAACTGGACAACGGTGCGGCCGGCCGGTCATAGGCGATTGCCCCTCGGCGGGCTCTGCCAGAACCGGTGGTGTGCTCAGGAAATGATACGCCCAACCACCCTAAGGGAGGAGACATGTCGGCCGCGTCGAATCGTATTGCGGCGCACAAACCCGGGCTGGCGGCGTATCCCGGACGAACACAAATAAATCTCGAGCGATCGGCTCACATGGCCGGCGTGGCGGAGTCCTTTATCCAAACGGAGTAGGCAATGAAAGTACTGGTTCCTGTCAAACGCGTCGTCGACGCGAATGTAAGAGTCCGCGTGAAAGCCGACGGCAGCGCCGTCGACATCGCGAATGTGAAACTGTCGATGAACCCCTTCGACGAAATCAGCGTGGAAGAGGCCGTGCGTTTGAAGGAAGCCGGCGTGGCCTCGGAGGTGGTGGTCGTGTCCTGCGGGGTGCAGGCCTGCCAGGAAACGTTGCGCACAGCGATGGCGACAGGCGCTGACCGCGGCATCCTCGTCGAGACCGACACCGAGTTGCAACCGCTCGCCGTGGCGAAGCTGCTCAAGGCCCTGGTGGACAAGGAGCAGCCGCAACTCGTGATGCTCGGCAAACAGGCCATCGACGACGACGCGAACCAGGTCGGCCAGATGCTCGCGGCGCTGCTCGGCTGGCCGCAGGCGACCTTCGCCTCGAAGGTGAGCGTCGAAGCGGGCAAGGCGACCGTGACGCGCGAGATCGACGGCGGACTCGAGACGATCGAGGTCGATTTGCCGGCCGTCGTGACCACCGATCTCCGGCTCAACACACCGCGCTACGCGACGCTGCCCAACATCATGAAGGCGAAGAAAAAACCGCTCGACGTGGTGACGCCCGACGCCCTCGGTGTCGACATCGCGCCGCGCCTGTCGACGCTGAAGCTCGCGGAACCGGCGAAACGCGCAGCCGGCATGCGCGTCGCCGACGCCGCGGATCTCGTCGCCAAGCTCAAGAACGTCGCACACGTCATCTGACCGGAAGAGGGAACCATGTCCGTACTCGTTATTGCAGAACACGACAATCAGACGCTGAAGGCTGCGACGTTGAACACCGTCAGCGCCGCTGCGCGCCTTGGCGACGACATTGATGTGCTCGTCGCCGGATCGCAGTGCGCGAGCGTGGCCGAACAGGCCGCCCGCATCGCCGGCGTGAAGCGCGTGCGGGTCGCCGATGCGCCGCACTATGCCCATCCGCTGGCCGAGAATCTGGCCGCGCTGATCGCGACGGTCGCAGCCGACTATAGCCACGTACTGGCGCCCGCCACCACCACCGCCAAGAACGCGATGCCGCGCGTGGCCGCGCTGCTCGACGTCGCGCAGATCTCCGACATCGTTGCCGTTGAGTCCGCCGATGTGTTCGTGCGCCCGATCTACGCGGGCAACGTGCTGGCAACGGTGCGAAGCGCGGACCGCATCAAGGTCATCACCGTACGCACGACAGCCTTTGCGGCAGCGCCCGCCGAAGGCGGTGCGGCGGCAATTGAATCGCTCGCGCCGGCCGCCGAAGTCCCGGGCTCCCGTTTCGTGAGCCAGCAACTGACCCGCTCCGAGCGTCCTGAGCTGACATCGGCGCGGCGGGTGATCTCGGGCGGCCGGGGCATGGGTTCCGGCGAAAACTTTGCCTTGCTGGAGGACATCGCCAACAAGCTAGGCGCAGCGGTCGGCGCGTCGCGCGCTGCTGTGGATGCCGGCTTCGTGCCGAACGACTACCAGGTGGGCCAGACCGGCAAGGTCATCGCGCCGCAACTTTATATCGCGGTCGGCATCTCCGGCGCGATCCAGCATCTGGCCGGCATGAAGGACTCGAAGGTGATCGTCGCGATCAACAAGGACGAGGAGGCGCCGATCTTTCAGGTCGCCGACTACTGGATCGTCGGCGATCTCTTCAAGGTGTTGCCGGACCTTTCCACTGAGCTGGACAAGCTGCAACAGAACTGATTCAGGAGACCATGATGAGCACCTATATTGCACCGCTGCGCGACATGCGCTTCGTGATGACGGAACTGGCAGGGCTTGGTGAGCTGTCTTCGCTGCCGGGTTTCGATGAGGTGAGCCCCGAACTCGCCGAGGCTGTGCTCGACGAGGCGGCTAGGCTCGCAACCGAAGTGCTCGCGCCGCTCAACAAGTCCGGCGACGAGCAGGGCGCGCGCCTGACCAAGGACGGCGTCGTCGCAGCGGACGGTTTCGCGACAGCCTACCGGCAGTTCGCCGCAGGTGGCTGGAGCGGCCTCTCCGGCGACCCGGAATTCGGCGGCCAGGGGCTGCCCGAATTGCTGCATGCGGCAACCGTCGAGATGTGGAATTCGTCGAACATGGCGTTCGCCCTGTGTCCGCTGTTGACCGCGGGCGCCACGGAGTCGCTGCGGCAGCACGGCTCGGAAGAGCTCAAGGGACGCTATTTGCCGAAGCTCGTCAGCGGCGAGTGGACGGGCACCATGAACCTGACCGAGCCGCAGGCAGGTTCGGATCTCGCCGCCGTGCGCACGAAGGCGGTGCCGGAAGACGGCCACTATCGTCTCTACGGCCAGAAGATCTTTATCACGTGGGGCGATCACGATATGACGGACAACGTCATTCATCTCGTCCTCGCACGCACGCCGGATGCGCCCGAGGGCGTGCGCGGCATCTCGCTCTTCGTCGTGCCCAAATTCCTGCTGAATGCCGACGGCTCTCCCGGGCAACGCAACGATGTACATTGCGTGTCCCTCGAACACAAGCTCGGCATTCACGCGAGTCCGACCTGCGTGATGAGCTTCGGCGATCAGGGCGGGGCGATCGGCTATCTGGTGGGGCAGGAGAACAAAGGTCTCGCGCATATGTTCACGATGATGAACGAGGCACGCCAGAAGGTGGGTATCCAGGGGCTCGCGATCGCGGAACGCGCTTATCAGCAAGCCCGCGAATACGCGAAGGAACGTGTCCAGGGCCGGCTCGCGGCCAGTAAATCGGCTGGTGCGGTTGCCATCATCCATCACCCGGATGTGCGGCGCATGTTGATGACGATGAAGTCCCAGATCGAAGCGATGCGTGCTTTCGCCTACGTGATGGCCGCGGACATGGACCGCGCGCACCGTGACCCCGACGCCGCTGAGCGCGCGCGTCGCCAGGTGCGGGTTGAT comes from Burkholderia sp. GAS332 and encodes:
- a CDS encoding polyhydroxyalkanoate synthase, with the protein product MAVTTESSQQSPQQSDKADDLAASAAEGMLGPNPFVGLRPSDIVATAQKIGAQAWRQPGLVLEQEVALARELLALFSGNGESTPPKGDKRFADAAWQNNSLYRVTLQGYLAWSNALAGFVERSALDPANKERARFVMSLVTDAASPTNTLLGNPAALKKVIDTGGASLLDGCNNIVTDLLKNHGMPAQVNKTAFEVGKNLGTSTGAVVFRNEVLELIQYAPTTQQVYSRPQLIVPPQINKFYIFDLSEGKSIVDYLVKNELQVFVVSWRNPTAAQSHWDLDTYVRALVEAIAAVREITGCDDVNLHGACSGAMTISALLGHLASKGEKTVNATTLMVAVLDNIADSQLGLFATPEAIAAAKQHSISRGVLAGEEMGRVFAWMRPNDLVWNYWVNNYLLGNAPPAFDVLYWNNDTTRLPAKLHGQLLDIFTQNLFSKPGALTVLGTPIDLSKVTCDKYVVAGMTDHITPWKGVYKTATAFGGNTRFVLSSSGHIQSLINPPGNPKAKYHINPELPANADAWLAGAKAETDSWWSNWRDWLVARSGDKRAAPAALGSVRHPAGVKAPGTYVSEA
- a CDS encoding phasin family protein; translated protein: MAATQPSNIFGEYTKLITQFKLPGIDVAAILESRRKDIEALAEANMTALAGVQQLGQKQMDIARSSMTELQSLVTRLRTPGSETATATGEGVQKALQKAFVDMQELADAAYRAQTDSIAVVTKRFAEHVEELKALVQPKK
- a CDS encoding poly(3-hydroxyalkanoate) depolymerase, producing MTDLQTSAESIDTMQTQMIDLDGQLLRVAVRPGSDASPPLLLFNGIGANLELVEPFVAALDDVTVIIFDVPGVGGSPAPLIPYRFSTLAVLADKLLTRLGYVDPVDVLGVSWGGALAQQFAHLYPERCRRLILAATSPGVIMVPARLSVLSKLIGPRRYTDPAYLRQIGAEIYGGAYRRDPALLEEHSRHIEPPRGRGYLYQLLAASGWTSLPWLGGLRQTTLVMHGNDDPIVPLTNAKILAARIRHATLHVIDDGHLFLITRAKEVAPVVKRFLRQEAR
- a CDS encoding Uncharacterized membrane-anchored protein YjiN, DUF445 family — translated: MSFVTQRNGHVQRAELDPTGDRKLARLKRMRTTATCLLAAMIVLLIGCVAWQAQHPWLAWPRAFAEAGTVGAIADWYAVVALFRYPCGIPIPHTAIIPKNQQRIAESLGSFVEENFLTPELIVGRLRGFNAAEALAGWLAVPENSATVAEVVAGSLPRLLSDIDEKDVEYLFDRLVIPQLRTLEVSRLAGEVLTILAEGNRHQPLLDRGLSAVQTWLTSNVGLIKAKFSEASKLTLASLDGYIVNKFVDGIIALIHEVAANPEHELRRRFDVAVEELSSNLRTSAVYRRFGRLLLRDCIRHLEEGGYYRVMLDHVRGTVLADLGGKDSVVRDMLTGTLVSIGKGVASEPSIQRKLNAWWLDVAGLLVLRHRHQLSALITDVVTGWDTKEVSRKVEAEIGRDLQYIRINGTFVGGAVGVLIHACVWLVLR
- a CDS encoding LuxR family transcriptional regulator, maltose regulon positive regulatory protein is translated as MHLIEATKATNGTKAPPLNRPPLVLATKVFPPRLPAGLIDRPRLVSLAAQTETKRLTVIKAPAGFGKTSLALTWLKMLGTSSARVAWLSLDAEDNEPARFFNHLAHALRQACGTVGTSVIGLTAEASFVPANSLATTLINELIDVDDEVYVFIDDYHLISEAPIHEAMSLFIANAPSQVHVVLCTRTDPPFPTAKLRAHNDLLEIDASTLRFNFDETRRFVEHECPGKHGTIDVKSLFATTEGWAAALRISSSVLSRKDRPRGWQPSAPSGASRPLADYLEDILQSLPTGMLEFMLRTAILDRLSAPLCEALTGLAPSQAMLDAIVARQLLLEPLDLEGHSFRYHPLMAEYLQRRLAARHHEEITELHRRAWQWYAAQHQWTDAVRHAIAAGATDEAIRLMEHCAMALLKGGDLLTLVGWQRQFPADLMRAQITVTLAIAWGTVLALRFDDAIAMLDSIEHDATRKDVDADHVRSECIAIRSTLAALQDDPQRALALTQDYLDRPSRDSWTTNVVSNVARFCHWKAGNLDALHATPWIPDSIAEDQRSVFSTVYRLCLLGHVELQQLRCPLAERRFNEAMALAEQHSGPQSIAAALCAPMLAQLRYEEGRLDEAEALLVELMPVIELAVFLDSVLIAYRILLRIAVARGNFTHAYALLDRGQALGEARGWNRLVAAALSERIRLNLTEGRLAEAAACVAQLRQLATADAGSSVPVSPEIENYRDLGAACLAIRRHQSQEAVAILNAALERLEHLHGAYLALRLRTLLALAWLNAGERERALEIFHDVATVAAPAGICQSIIDQGLEIGPLLKLAHDNARTRAKAPEIVTWLDRLLNSWQALHEPNSQRQPESERDRLSSRERGIVELIAQGQSNKEIARTLGITPETVKSHVKSIFTKLEVDKRAQAVSRAQALGLVKHS
- a CDS encoding electron transfer flavoprotein beta subunit translates to MKVLVPVKRVVDANVRVRVKADGSAVDIANVKLSMNPFDEISVEEAVRLKEAGVASEVVVVSCGVQACQETLRTAMATGADRGILVETDTELQPLAVAKLLKALVDKEQPQLVMLGKQAIDDDANQVGQMLAALLGWPQATFASKVSVEAGKATVTREIDGGLETIEVDLPAVVTTDLRLNTPRYATLPNIMKAKKKPLDVVTPDALGVDIAPRLSTLKLAEPAKRAAGMRVADAADLVAKLKNVAHVI
- a CDS encoding electron transfer flavoprotein alpha subunit apoprotein is translated as MSVLVIAEHDNQTLKAATLNTVSAAARLGDDIDVLVAGSQCASVAEQAARIAGVKRVRVADAPHYAHPLAENLAALIATVAADYSHVLAPATTTAKNAMPRVAALLDVAQISDIVAVESADVFVRPIYAGNVLATVRSADRIKVITVRTTAFAAAPAEGGAAAIESLAPAAEVPGSRFVSQQLTRSERPELTSARRVISGGRGMGSGENFALLEDIANKLGAAVGASRAAVDAGFVPNDYQVGQTGKVIAPQLYIAVGISGAIQHLAGMKDSKVIVAINKDEEAPIFQVADYWIVGDLFKVLPDLSTELDKLQQN